A single genomic interval of Oncorhynchus tshawytscha isolate Ot180627B unplaced genomic scaffold, Otsh_v2.0 Un_contig_12359_pilon_pilon, whole genome shotgun sequence harbors:
- the LOC121844447 gene encoding cilia- and flagella-associated protein 47-like — DVPSARWVVNFDLDLADGLVLAAVLAAYCPFLIPSHLQRMYTSISRLEQNLHNSIILSQAFTLLCLDIDIQPTELSDSNPVLMLMLCVYLYEKLPQYLPRRTITLSGSLHHTFTKQGRCVEVTVQYSCSFLRPMEAVLLLTSRSASSASPSGATLAFSLKTQVTHITPSGIVKCKSPCYQLKELQLKVKNPFSKDATFRVVLVESKANILQVEKSQGSLIQQFSFRTNPSSDNNTSLSTDRLNGGTDCGEWEDSDLHCDPADECGVNEFFSPVRSVSLAAGQTETIELHYLPFHLGKRHCSVLLVSQQVGEQVYLVEGTADLPLSSPLTTKPSPNVVHVSSATSDGADPRPAVNLRCGVGSTLDEVVCVPLVNGLWERALATVGQQRMSPVEKKRRSLTHTLDSSTVRAGVAAAALTTSQVDSRHTHSGQQHRLGRGGGRCTHHLTGRQ; from the exons GAGACGTCCCATCAGCCCGCTGGGTGGTGAACTTTGACCTGGACCTGGCAGACGGCCTGGTTCTGGCTGCTGTGCTGGCTGCCTACTGTCCCTTTCTG ATCCCCAGTCATCTCCAGAGGATGTACACCAGCATCAGCCGCCTGGAACAGAACCTCcacaacagtatcatcctcaGCCAGGCCTTCACACTGCTCTGTCTGGACATAGACATCCAGCCCACAGAGCTGTCAGACTCGAACCCTGTTCTGATGTTGAtgctgtgtgtttacctgtatgaGAAGCTGCCCCAGTACCTTCCCAGGAGAACCATCACCCTGTCTGGCAGCCTGCACCACACCTTCACCAAGCAG GGGCGTTGTGTGGAGGTGACCGTGCAGTACTCCTGTTCCTTCCTGAGGCCAATGGAGGCGGTGCTACTGCTGACATCACGCTCTGCCTCCTCAGCCAGTCCCTCTGGAGCCACCCTGGCCTTCAGCCTCAAGACCCAGGTCACACACATCACCCCCagc gGGATAGTGAAGTGTAAATCTCCATGTTACCAGCTGAAGGAGCTCCAACTTAAAGTAAAAAACCCTTTCAGCAAGGATGCCacgttcag ggtGGTGTTGGTGGAGTCTAAAGCCAACATACTACAGGTGGAGAAGAGTCAGGGGAGCCTCATTCAACAGTTCTCCTTTAGGACCAACCCCAGCTCAGACAacaacaccag tCTTTCTACAGATAGGTTGAATGGTGGAACTGACTGTGGTGAGTGGGAGGACAGTGACCTTCACTGTGATCCTGCAGATGAGTGTGGTGTGAATGAGTTCTTCAGTCCTGTCAGGAGTGTGAGTCTGGCGGCTGGACAGACAGAAACCATAGAGCTCCACTACCTGCCCTTCCACCTGGGGAAAAGACACTGCTCCGTCCTGCTAGTCAGCCAGCAG GTTGGTGAGCAGGTGTATCTTGTGGAGGGGACAGCAgatcttcctctgtcctcccctctgacCACAAAGCCCAGTCCTAATGTAGTCCATGTTAGCAGCGCCACCTCTG ATGGTGCTGATCCCAGGCCTGCGGTGAACCTGCGTTGCGGCGTGGGCAGCACCCTGGATGAGGTGGTGTGTGTCCCCCTGGTTAACGGGCTGTGGGAGCGGGCGCTGGCCACCGTGGGGCAGCAGAGGATGAGCCCTGTGGAGAAGAAGAGGCGcagcctcacacacactctggacagcaGCACCGTCCGGGCCGGGGTGGCGGCCGCTGCACTCACCACCTCAcaggtagacagtagacacacacactctggacagcaGCACCGTCTGGGCCGGGGTGGCGGCCGCTGCACTCACCACCTCAcaggtagacagtag